In Sylvia atricapilla isolate bSylAtr1 chromosome 27, bSylAtr1.pri, whole genome shotgun sequence, one genomic interval encodes:
- the IGFBP4 gene encoding insulin-like growth factor-binding protein 4, translating into MRPGPGLPVLPVLPVLPVVLALLAAAARPGSGEEAIQCPPCSEERLARCKAPQGCAELVREPGCGCCATCALPRGTACGVYTARCGAGLRCYPPRGEPRPLRTLMHGQGICTDLADIEAIQESLQPPEKEEIDHPNNSFSPCSIHDRKCLQKQQAKRVNNGNKMRSSGSPHHREDTRVMAQGSCQSELHRALERLAASQTRTHEDLYVIPIPNCDRNGNFHPKQCHPALDGQRGKCWCVDRKTGVKLPGFLELKGDLDCHQLADSM; encoded by the exons atgcgcccggggccggggctgccggtGCTGCCGGTGCTGCCGGTGCTGCCGGTGGTGCTGGCGctgctggcggcggcggcgcggccgggcaGCGGCGAGGAGGCGATCCAGTGCCCGCCGTGCTCGGAGGAGCGGCTGGCGCGGTGCAAAGCTCCGCAGGGCTGCGCGGAGCTGGTGCGGGAGCCGGGCTGCGGGTGCTGCGCGACCTGCGCTCTGCCCCGCGGCACCGCCTGCGGCGTTTACACCGCTCGCTGCGGTGCGGGGCTGCGCTGCTACCCACCCCGTGGCGAGCCCCGGCCCCTCCGCACCCTCATGCACGGCCAGGGCATCTGCACAGACCTGGCCGACATCGAGGCCATCCAGGAGAGCCTCCAGCCCCCAG agaaggaggagaTCGACCACCCCAACAACAGCTTCAGCCCTTGCAGCATCCACGACCGCAAGtgcctgcagaagcagcaggcaAAGAGGGTCAACAACGGCAACAAGATGCGCAGCAGCGGAAGCCCTCACCACCGTGAGGACACGCGGGTCATG gcACAGGGCTCGTGCCAGAGCGAGCTGCACCGGGCACTGGAGAGGCTGGCGGCCTCACAGACCCGGACACACGAGGACCTGTACGTCATCCCCATCCCCAACTGCGACCGCAACGGCAACTTCCACCCCAAGCAG TGTCACCCGGCGCTGGATGGGCAGCGAGGCAAGTGCTGGTGTGTGGACCGCAAGACGGGGGTGAAGCTGCCGGGCTTCCTGGAGCTGAAGGGGGACTTGGACTGTCACCAGCTGGCGGACAGCATGTGA